From a single Lactococcus allomyrinae genomic region:
- a CDS encoding YneF family protein, with translation MNLLLAILLMVVCLLAGFFGGTWFSQRQTKKMLMDNPPLNEDAVRLMMGSMGRKPSEVQVQQVLRQIRAAAKQADTKKK, from the coding sequence ATGAACTTATTGTTAGCTATCTTGCTTATGGTTGTCTGCCTTCTGGCTGGTTTCTTTGGGGGAACATGGTTCTCACAAAGACAAACTAAAAAAATGCTCATGGATAACCCGCCACTTAATGAAGATGCTGTGCGTCTTATGATGGGTTCAATGGGACGTAAGCCAAGCGAAGTACAAGTTCAACAAGTTCTTCGTCAAATTCGTGCTGCAGCAAAACAAGCCGACACAAAGAAAAAATAA